Proteins encoded together in one Lepus europaeus isolate LE1 chromosome 13, mLepTim1.pri, whole genome shotgun sequence window:
- the IL1RL1 gene encoding interleukin-1 receptor-like 1 has translation MTPWILTFLTVPIYFTSAIDSEPSWGLENEALIVKCPNNVQSLYPVEWYHSTTNQRISTQKGNRVFASGELLKFLPAKVNDSGIYTCIIRSPTLSNIRYANVTIYKRQPDCRIPDDFIYSTVHGSEKNAKIHCPNAEFYNWTAPLVWFKGCKALQGPRYVTHRAYLAIDNVTSDDAGDYTCKLLHSENGVHYPVTATRSFIVKEKQGFSMFPVILAPPPNETKEVKIGETANLTCYACFGKGPQFLVHVLWEVNGSNVRDFGEARIREEEGPNESSSNEMTCRNKLLRITDVNETDLSLQFDCVALNHYVIKRHTTRLSRKKPTNYQSTYHLVAGGSILLVLIIVLVIILKVFWIEVILLWRDTVRPYKTRNDGKLYDAYVIYPHDYQQSSEEISSVEHFVHQIMPNVLEDKCGYKLCIYGRDLLPGEDAVTAVESSICKSRRHIFILSPVIVHSKEFAYEQEIALHSTLIQNDSKAILIEMEALSEPDALQDSLKHLMEVQGTIKWREDNAANKWSLKSKFWKHVRYQMPVPHKLPR, from the exons ATGACACCGTGGATCTTGACATTTCTAACAGTTCCCATATATTTCACATCAGCTATAGATA GTGAACCATCTTGGGGCCTGGAAAATGAGGCTTTAATTGTGAAATGTCCAAATAACGTGCAATCTCTTTACCCTGTGGAATGGTATCACTCAACAACAAACCAAAGAATTTCTACCCAGAAAGGAAATCGTGTATTTGCCTCAGGGGAACTTCTTAAGTTCCTACCAGCGAAAGTCAACGATTCTGGAATTTATACTTGCATTATCAGAAG TCCCACCCTCAGTAATATTAGATATGCTAATGTCACCATATATAAAAGACAACCAGATTGCCGGATACCAGACGATTTCATATATTCAACAGTACATGGAtcagaaaaaaatgccaaaatacATTGTCCTAACGCTGAATTCTACAATTGGACAGCACCTCTTGTGTGGTTTAAG ggTTGTAAGGCCCTGCAAGGACCAAGATACGTGACACACAGGGCATATTTGGCCATTGACAACGTAACAAGTGATGATGCAGGGGATTACACATGTAAATTATTACACAGTGAAAATGGAGTCCATTACCCTGTGACAGCAACCAGATCATTCATAGTCAAAG AGAAGCAAGGCTTTTCCATGTTCCCAGTAATTTTAGCTCCTCCACCAAATGAAACAAAAGAAGTCAAAATAG GAGAAACAGCAAACCTAACGTGCTACGCTTGCTTTGGGAAAGGCCCTCAGTTCCTTGTTCATGTCCTGTGGGAAGTTAATGGAAGTAACGTTAGAGACTTTGGTGAAGCAAGAATCCGAGAGGAGGAAGGACCCAATGAAAG TTCTAGCAATGAAATGACTTGTCGCAACAAACTCTTGAGGATAACTGACGTGAACGAGACGGATTTATCTCTGCAATTTGACTGTGTGGCCCTGAATCATTATGTTATAAAAAGGCACACCACGAGACTAAGTCGGAAAAAGCCAA CTAATTATCAGAGCACCTACCACTTAGTTGCTGGAGGTAGTATATTGTTAGTGTTAATCATTGTCTTGGTGATCATCCTAAAAGTGTTCTGGATTGAGGTGATTCTGCTCTGGAGAGACACAGTTCGACCTTACAAAACTAGGAATG atgGAAAGCTCTATGATGCTTATGTTATATATCCACACGATTACCAACAGAGTTCAGAGGAGATCAGTTCTGTGGAACATTTTGTCCACCAGATTATGCCCAATGTCCTTGAAGATAAGTGTGGATATAAATTATGCATTTATGGGAGAGATCTACTACCTGGAGAAG ATGCGGTCACTGCGGTGGAATCCAGCATATGCAAGAGCAGGCGGCACATTTTCATCCTGTCTCCTGTCATCGTGCACAGCAAAGAGTTTGCCTATGAGCAGGAGATCGCCCTGCACAGCACCCTCATCCAGAACGACTCCAAGGCGATCCTGATTGAGATGGAGGCTCTGAGCGAGCCAGACGCTCTGCAGGATTCTCTCAAGCACCTGATGGAAGTGCAGGGCACTATCAAGTGGAGGGAAGACAATGCTGCCAACAAATGGTCCCTGAAGTCCAAGTTCTGGAAACACGTGAGATACCAAATGCCTGTGCCGCACAAACTGCCCAGATAG